The following proteins come from a genomic window of Geomonas sp. RF6:
- the sppA gene encoding signal peptide peptidase SppA, with protein MGFLAVMALSACTVFDVALLQPTRPFKEKVVEGEGHAKILLLEISGMISEKGKSGLKEKPSMVAEFKEALQKAEKDDAIAGVVLRINSPGGTVSASDIMHHELLAFKARKKVPIYASIVGLGTSGAYYLASATDRISAHPASVTGSIGVILMRFEVEGLMQKLGVKEISVKSGAKKDMLSPFRPATPEEERLAQEVINSLHLRFVEIVLGRPGNKLQRKELETLADGRIYTADQALAAKLIDKIEYLDETIKGVKQAAGVSEAKVVSYYRPGGYRSTIYSGDPFTDVNVSLVKVGGEGVEVMPEGGFMYLWRP; from the coding sequence ATGGGATTCTTGGCAGTCATGGCCCTTTCAGCCTGCACCGTTTTCGACGTCGCTCTTCTTCAGCCGACGCGGCCGTTCAAGGAAAAGGTGGTCGAAGGGGAGGGGCACGCGAAGATCCTTCTGCTCGAAATAAGCGGGATGATCTCGGAGAAGGGTAAGAGCGGCTTGAAGGAAAAGCCCTCCATGGTGGCGGAGTTCAAGGAGGCTCTGCAGAAAGCGGAAAAGGATGACGCTATTGCCGGCGTTGTCCTGCGCATTAACTCTCCGGGGGGGACGGTCAGCGCCAGCGACATCATGCACCACGAACTCCTGGCCTTCAAGGCGCGCAAGAAGGTTCCGATCTACGCCTCTATCGTTGGGCTCGGTACCTCCGGGGCGTACTACCTCGCCTCGGCCACTGACCGCATCAGCGCCCACCCCGCATCCGTGACGGGGAGTATCGGCGTTATCCTCATGCGCTTCGAGGTCGAGGGGCTGATGCAGAAACTCGGGGTGAAGGAGATAAGTGTGAAGTCGGGGGCGAAGAAGGATATGCTCTCCCCCTTCCGCCCCGCAACGCCGGAGGAGGAGCGCCTCGCCCAGGAAGTAATCAACAGCCTCCACCTCCGTTTTGTGGAGATCGTGCTCGGGCGACCGGGAAACAAGCTGCAGCGCAAGGAGCTGGAAACGCTGGCAGATGGGCGGATCTATACAGCCGACCAGGCGCTGGCGGCGAAGCTCATCGACAAGATCGAGTACCTGGACGAGACGATAAAGGGGGTGAAGCAGGCGGCGGGGGTGAGCGAGGCGAAGGTCGTCAGCTACTACCGCCCCGGCGGCTACCGCAGCACGATCTATTCGGGGGACCCATTCACGGACGTGAACGTGAGCCTGGTGAAGGTGGGGGGCGAAGGGGTGGAGGTGATGCCGGAGGGGGGCTTCATGTACCTGTGGCGGCCGTAG
- a CDS encoding DUF6328 family protein, whose translation MTVRPEEKESLSMSEAASDILEECRMVLPGIQALFGFQLIAVINSGFSERLREGEQLCHLVAIGFVAIAVALVMAPAAYHRQTGIKEVSGHFLMIASRLLLWSMIPLMFGVSLDFYIIARLILHNEAVSAALAAGLLCVFASLWFLLPRCNFLRNILGRED comes from the coding sequence ATGACAGTCAGACCGGAAGAAAAAGAATCACTCTCCATGAGTGAAGCCGCCAGCGACATACTGGAAGAATGCCGCATGGTACTTCCCGGTATCCAGGCACTCTTTGGCTTTCAGCTCATTGCGGTCATAAACTCCGGTTTCAGCGAGCGACTGAGAGAGGGGGAACAGCTCTGCCACCTTGTGGCGATAGGCTTTGTGGCTATTGCCGTCGCTCTTGTCATGGCACCGGCAGCGTACCATCGACAGACAGGGATAAAAGAGGTATCGGGGCACTTCCTCATGATTGCCTCGCGGCTCCTGCTCTGGTCGATGATCCCGCTCATGTTCGGGGTGTCGCTCGACTTCTACATCATCGCCCGGCTGATCCTGCACAACGAAGCAGTCAGCGCGGCGCTCGCGGCAGGACTTCTCTGCGTTTTCGCGTCGCTGTGGTTTCTCTTGCCACGCTGCAACTTCCTGCGGAATATCCTCGGCAGGGAAGATTGA
- a CDS encoding CHAD domain-containing protein: MNLTGSTPLWVASREMLMGHGEEFFRRLTKAQKSFDAEDIHDLRVASRRLREGIALFSPCFPAGNFAKLEKQVKKVTRLLGTLRNTDEAILFFQSLTPEEMGEGAPLQPELLDALGKEQKVARKKVKRGLKDFPPQPLRDEYHTARDRPIIFEESERDPFMEIREYARDGILARAASVAELVPVAMEEKEGAAQHQLRIAIKRERYRLEIIAPLLHRDYDELHSTLKKYQEVLGKLHDMDVFSEMARDRAEEGERTEALLAAIAARRSGTFRTFREMLEKTPLEHVGERAAAAL; encoded by the coding sequence ATGAATCTCACCGGATCCACTCCGCTATGGGTTGCCTCCCGTGAGATGTTGATGGGACACGGAGAGGAGTTTTTCCGTCGCCTGACCAAGGCGCAGAAATCATTCGACGCAGAGGACATCCACGACCTCCGCGTGGCGTCGCGCCGCCTGCGGGAAGGTATCGCCCTCTTTTCCCCCTGCTTTCCGGCGGGCAACTTCGCAAAGCTGGAAAAGCAGGTGAAAAAGGTGACGCGTCTCCTCGGGACGCTGCGCAACACAGACGAAGCGATCCTCTTTTTCCAGTCACTCACCCCTGAGGAGATGGGAGAGGGAGCGCCCCTCCAGCCGGAGCTACTCGACGCGCTGGGAAAAGAGCAGAAGGTCGCGCGCAAAAAGGTGAAACGGGGGCTGAAGGACTTCCCGCCGCAACCGTTGCGGGACGAGTACCACACAGCGCGCGACCGGCCCATCATCTTTGAGGAGAGCGAACGGGATCCGTTCATGGAGATCAGGGAGTACGCACGGGACGGTATCCTCGCCCGAGCCGCGAGCGTCGCCGAACTCGTGCCGGTCGCCATGGAAGAAAAGGAGGGCGCCGCCCAGCACCAGCTGCGCATCGCGATCAAGAGAGAGAGGTACCGGCTGGAGATCATCGCGCCGCTCCTTCACAGGGATTACGACGAGTTGCACAGCACGCTGAAGAAGTACCAGGAAGTGCTCGGGAAGCTGCATGACATGGACGTCTTCAGCGAGATGGCACGTGACCGCGCCGAGGAGGGAGAGCGGACGGAGGCCCTCCTGGCGGCGATAGCGGCGAGGAGAAGCGGGACCTTTCGCACCTTTCGGGAGATGCTGGAGAAGACCCCCCTTGAGCATGTCGGAGAGAGGGCGGCGGCAGCGCTGTAG
- a CDS encoding M28 family peptidase has product MELMQEILGEVSQEQLATHIQALEGVRHPTAAAAALDRAADYIQDFLQSLGYRITEHCVGENGCTYLNIVASRWGLDEPQGRVMVVAHYDTVSTSPGADDNASGVAVLLELARVLKPYQFDSSLEFVAVTLEENAREDDPGSGLRGSTALAQYAQERGWDIKGVVVLESVAYAGPDVQQNAPAGVPVEVPKTGDFLTVIGNDKSAGLVKAFNEGVQRNSISLPCVCLVVPGNGEVLPDTRRSDHAPFWDRGYQAIMLTDTTNFRNPNYHNAGDTFETLNMSFATDVCKGTAAMVIEVAGLVSQ; this is encoded by the coding sequence ATGGAACTGATGCAGGAAATCCTCGGGGAAGTCTCACAGGAACAGCTCGCCACCCATATTCAGGCGCTCGAAGGAGTAAGGCACCCGACCGCCGCAGCTGCCGCCCTCGACCGTGCGGCCGATTACATCCAGGATTTCCTGCAGTCCCTCGGATACCGGATCACAGAGCACTGCGTAGGGGAGAACGGCTGCACCTATCTCAATATCGTGGCGAGCCGCTGGGGGCTTGATGAGCCGCAGGGGCGGGTGATGGTCGTGGCACATTACGACACCGTCTCCACCTCTCCCGGCGCCGACGACAATGCCAGCGGCGTCGCCGTTCTGCTGGAGTTGGCCAGGGTGCTGAAGCCGTATCAGTTTGACAGCTCCCTTGAATTCGTCGCCGTCACTCTCGAGGAAAATGCGCGCGAAGACGACCCCGGCTCCGGCTTGCGCGGCAGCACAGCCCTTGCCCAGTACGCACAGGAAAGGGGATGGGATATAAAAGGAGTAGTGGTGCTGGAGTCTGTCGCGTACGCCGGTCCGGACGTGCAGCAAAACGCACCCGCCGGCGTACCGGTCGAGGTTCCAAAGACGGGGGATTTCCTGACGGTGATAGGGAACGACAAATCAGCGGGGCTGGTGAAGGCTTTCAATGAAGGGGTGCAGCGTAACAGCATCTCGCTTCCGTGCGTCTGCCTCGTCGTGCCGGGCAACGGAGAAGTCCTCCCCGATACCAGGAGGTCCGACCATGCGCCCTTCTGGGACAGGGGGTACCAGGCGATCATGCTCACCGACACCACCAACTTCCGCAACCCCAACTATCACAACGCCGGAGACACCTTCGAGACGTTGAATATGTCTTTCGCAACCGATGTCTGCAAGGGAACCGCGGCAATGGTCATCGAAGTAGCAGGATTGGTATCGCAGTAG
- a CDS encoding TlpA family protein disulfide reductase, whose product MRTVLKAVVVAIVCFLHFGEFALAAGTAATATEGRGERTVLGDLDLRTPAGKQVSLIPLVGSQAIVVVFWGSGCRSCAEEVQRLNGLDSDRLIKVVAVNEGDSVKTIEDFSAKHNVAYEVVVDLDGAVARAFEVSGVPSCVILSRSGLIVYRGPKLPEEIDYYVAQ is encoded by the coding sequence ATGCGTACCGTTTTGAAAGCTGTCGTGGTGGCTATTGTCTGCTTCCTGCATTTCGGAGAGTTCGCTTTGGCGGCGGGGACCGCTGCTACTGCCACCGAGGGGCGCGGAGAGCGTACGGTGCTTGGGGATCTCGATCTGCGGACGCCGGCGGGTAAGCAGGTTTCACTGATCCCGCTGGTGGGGTCGCAGGCGATCGTGGTGGTCTTCTGGGGCTCCGGGTGCCGCAGTTGCGCAGAGGAGGTCCAGCGCCTCAATGGGCTCGACTCCGACAGGCTTATCAAGGTGGTGGCGGTCAACGAAGGGGACAGCGTCAAGACGATCGAGGACTTTTCCGCGAAGCACAATGTGGCGTACGAGGTGGTGGTCGATTTGGACGGGGCGGTGGCGAGGGCTTTTGAGGTTTCGGGCGTACCCTCCTGCGTTATCCTCAGCCGTTCGGGCCTTATCGTGTACCGCGGGCCTAAGCTTCCGGAGGAGATAGATTATTATGTTGCGCAGTAG
- a CDS encoding sulfurtransferase, whose product MKAFSIICVLVLALAANVSAADLALVEASALATRLAESVILDARPRKEWNAGHLPGAHSFYWEDYSRKETAGAETRILAPREMAPALARLGIDERTPVVIYGDADSSWGGEGWAAWLLSSMGHRGSIRLLNGGIQSWRERGLPLVKGPESTVPAKAHYRVDLRPQLSVAAEDLERLKGKVSLVDVRSTLEWFRGRIPGAVHIPWQEFFTGKERRPLSPAQLKKLLAGHGVDPEKPVVYYCAAGVRSSYAWLVHHLSGLPDARNFYGGMDAWKKTGR is encoded by the coding sequence TTGAAGGCTTTTTCTATCATTTGTGTGCTTGTTCTTGCTCTGGCCGCAAATGTCTCTGCTGCCGACCTTGCGCTGGTCGAGGCATCTGCGCTCGCTACCCGCCTTGCGGAATCGGTCATCCTCGATGCGCGTCCCCGGAAGGAGTGGAACGCGGGGCATCTGCCGGGAGCGCACTCCTTTTACTGGGAGGACTACTCCAGGAAGGAAACGGCCGGTGCCGAGACCCGCATCCTCGCACCGCGCGAGATGGCTCCGGCTCTGGCTCGGCTGGGAATCGACGAGCGGACGCCGGTGGTTATCTATGGTGATGCGGACAGCAGCTGGGGTGGAGAGGGGTGGGCCGCGTGGCTCCTCTCCTCGATGGGGCACAGGGGAAGCATTCGCCTATTAAACGGTGGTATTCAGTCATGGCGGGAAAGGGGGCTTCCGCTGGTGAAGGGCCCTGAGTCGACTGTGCCGGCGAAGGCGCACTACCGGGTGGACCTGAGACCTCAGCTGTCGGTTGCTGCCGAGGACCTCGAGAGGCTAAAGGGGAAGGTCTCCCTGGTCGATGTGCGCTCGACGCTGGAATGGTTTCGCGGGAGAATACCGGGCGCGGTTCATATCCCGTGGCAGGAGTTTTTCACCGGAAAGGAGAGACGGCCGCTGTCGCCGGCACAACTCAAGAAGCTTCTGGCAGGGCACGGCGTCGACCCGGAGAAGCCGGTTGTCTACTACTGCGCAGCGGGAGTCCGTTCATCGTACGCTTGGCTCGTGCATCACCTTTCCGGGCTGCCGGATGCCAGGAATTTCTACGGCGGGATGGATGCCTGGAAGAAGACGGGACGCTGA
- a CDS encoding DUF3015 family protein — MRTLLLALALSVAASGVALAQGQAHVNTGCGLGTMLWERKADGSAVFQSFQATTNGTSGTQTFGISSGTSNCTKPSAFVQNDKLINFVQSNMDNLAKEMSMGKGETLDTFVEMMGVPQEQSVIYKAKLQANFDKVFSSDKVEVAQVIDNAYAVANS; from the coding sequence ATGAGAACTTTACTACTGGCACTCGCATTATCCGTTGCAGCATCAGGAGTCGCCCTGGCACAGGGGCAGGCCCATGTCAACACCGGCTGCGGTCTCGGAACGATGCTTTGGGAAAGGAAAGCGGATGGATCGGCCGTATTTCAGAGCTTCCAGGCCACCACCAACGGCACTTCCGGAACCCAGACCTTCGGCATTAGCTCCGGCACCTCCAACTGCACGAAACCGTCTGCCTTCGTGCAGAACGACAAGCTGATAAACTTCGTCCAGTCCAACATGGACAACCTGGCGAAAGAAATGTCGATGGGTAAAGGTGAAACGCTGGATACCTTCGTTGAAATGATGGGGGTTCCCCAGGAGCAGTCCGTCATATACAAAGCGAAGCTGCAGGCGAACTTCGACAAGGTCTTCAGTTCCGACAAGGTCGAGGTGGCACAGGTAATCGACAACGCCTACGCCGTAGCGAACAGCTGA
- a CDS encoding Lnb N-terminal periplasmic domain-containing protein, translating into MRNALQLSSPLPAVLLLVVIVSAFLLAFSPTPSCAEVDNAYLNLLLRRATELKLHEDRGWKTLLHYSKSYRGVERSRIGDEKFFLSPDGKTDSAAELEATLRSFFVPAAKDGEHTSCRLPARFEWLKGKLDIDTSRLPPFTCSERDKTITLVDAKSAVLVFPVGHTNSPASMFGHTLLRIDSSRKSRLLSYAANYAAGTTDTNGFLYAYRGLTGGYPGYYSMMPYYEKTKEYNDLEHRDMWEYTLRLSEDEVKMMMNHLWELQTMSSPYYFLDENCSYNLLFVIEAARPQIHLTDRTGFFFVLPTDTIRVAKESGILDEPHYRPSQGTRIHAILSVMDLKDRKSAYTLAHGEGNPEALLQDGDVSNAEKMRMLDVAAEYVQVRYARDELDKDEYSKLYLKLLRARSKLGTPPVELYEIKEPSRPESGHRTSKVAVGAGVRRGEPVVELEAQPAFHGLLDPDIGYIRGAQIEFFNTALLYNAKTEDVRLKRVHLVDIISLAPRDTFFKSLSWKVAFGADREAMRNGQDALVFRLNTGGGYTYSSPWDGIIYGLGEADLVAGGKVRAGVSLAPGISVGILEQLTEWWKVHLFARGFLYRLGDHRDTVTFGAGQNFRVNQNNSITTQYSRQYMNSNVIEEAGLLWNHYF; encoded by the coding sequence ATGAGAAATGCGCTGCAGCTATCGTCTCCCTTACCGGCCGTTCTGCTCCTCGTGGTGATCGTCAGCGCCTTTCTCCTCGCCTTCTCCCCCACCCCCTCGTGCGCAGAGGTCGACAATGCCTACCTTAACCTGCTCCTGCGAAGAGCCACCGAGTTGAAGCTGCATGAAGACCGGGGATGGAAGACGCTCCTCCACTACAGCAAAAGTTACCGCGGCGTGGAGCGCAGCCGCATCGGCGATGAAAAATTCTTTCTCTCTCCTGACGGTAAAACGGACAGCGCGGCTGAGCTGGAGGCGACACTCAGAAGCTTCTTCGTGCCAGCCGCGAAAGACGGCGAGCACACATCCTGCAGGCTTCCTGCACGCTTCGAATGGCTGAAGGGAAAGCTCGACATCGATACCTCCCGCCTCCCCCCCTTTACCTGCTCCGAAAGGGACAAGACGATCACGCTGGTCGACGCCAAGTCCGCCGTCCTCGTCTTTCCCGTTGGCCACACAAACAGCCCGGCATCGATGTTCGGCCACACCCTGCTGCGCATCGACAGCAGCAGGAAGAGCCGTCTCCTCTCCTACGCCGCGAACTACGCAGCCGGCACCACCGACACAAACGGCTTCCTCTACGCCTACAGGGGTCTTACCGGCGGGTATCCCGGATATTACTCCATGATGCCATACTACGAGAAGACCAAGGAGTACAACGATCTCGAACACAGGGACATGTGGGAATACACCCTGCGGCTGTCGGAAGACGAGGTGAAGATGATGATGAACCACCTCTGGGAGCTGCAGACCATGTCCTCCCCGTACTACTTCCTGGACGAGAACTGCTCCTACAATCTTCTCTTCGTAATTGAGGCCGCACGGCCGCAGATCCACCTAACCGACAGGACCGGCTTTTTCTTCGTCCTTCCCACCGACACCATACGGGTGGCGAAGGAAAGCGGCATCCTCGACGAGCCACACTACCGGCCGTCCCAGGGTACCCGTATCCACGCCATCCTCTCGGTGATGGACCTGAAAGACAGGAAGTCTGCGTACACCCTTGCCCACGGAGAAGGAAACCCGGAGGCGCTGCTTCAGGACGGAGACGTCTCGAACGCGGAAAAGATGAGGATGCTCGATGTGGCGGCGGAGTACGTGCAGGTGCGCTACGCGCGCGACGAACTCGACAAGGATGAGTACAGCAAGCTTTACCTGAAGCTGCTCAGGGCGCGCAGCAAGCTCGGCACGCCCCCGGTCGAGCTGTACGAGATCAAGGAGCCTTCTCGCCCCGAGAGCGGGCACCGTACCAGCAAGGTCGCAGTGGGAGCAGGAGTGCGCAGGGGTGAGCCGGTGGTAGAGCTGGAGGCGCAGCCCGCCTTTCACGGGCTCCTCGACCCCGACATAGGGTACATCCGCGGCGCGCAGATCGAGTTTTTCAACACCGCCCTTCTTTACAATGCGAAGACCGAGGACGTGCGTCTGAAGAGGGTGCACCTCGTCGACATCATCTCGCTGGCGCCGCGCGACACCTTTTTCAAGTCGCTCTCCTGGAAGGTTGCCTTCGGCGCCGACCGGGAGGCGATGAGAAACGGGCAGGATGCGCTCGTCTTCAGGCTGAACACCGGAGGGGGGTACACCTATTCCTCCCCGTGGGACGGGATCATCTATGGACTCGGAGAGGCCGATCTGGTCGCAGGGGGGAAGGTGCGCGCCGGAGTGAGCCTGGCGCCGGGGATAAGCGTGGGGATTCTGGAGCAGCTAACGGAGTGGTGGAAAGTGCATCTTTTCGCGAGGGGGTTTCTGTACCGGCTGGGGGACCATCGCGACACTGTGACCTTCGGGGCGGGGCAAAACTTCAGGGTAAACCAGAACAACAGCATCACCACTCAGTACAGTCGGCAGTATATGAACAGCAACGTGATCGAAGAAGCGGGACTTCTGTGGAATCACTACTTCTGA
- a CDS encoding DUF190 domain-containing protein, translated as MGKLEGEKTLMRIHISENDTFHHKPLYEALTQLLMKEGFKGATVLRGISGFGPHLVYHSDRFLELAKELPIIIEVVASQERIDRTMPKIDEMMCGGLITLEKVRVVRYCDKNDEACLVNEP; from the coding sequence ATGGGAAAGCTGGAGGGGGAGAAGACGTTGATGCGGATTCATATCAGCGAGAATGATACTTTTCACCATAAGCCGCTCTATGAGGCGCTGACGCAGCTTTTGATGAAGGAGGGTTTCAAGGGGGCGACGGTGCTGCGCGGGATTTCAGGCTTCGGCCCTCATCTTGTCTATCACTCGGATCGGTTCCTCGAGCTCGCGAAGGAACTGCCGATAATCATCGAGGTTGTGGCGAGTCAGGAGAGGATTGACCGGACGATGCCGAAGATAGATGAGATGATGTGCGGCGGGCTGATTACCCTGGAGAAGGTGCGCGTTGTGCGCTACTGCGACAAGAACGACGAGGCGTGCCTGGTGAACGAGCCGTAG
- a CDS encoding response regulator: MSHIPAHKDVRNWPKPLLIAAVVFLVAAATSAALVWRIEESRLNERRAALGTLAGAHATALQLNIERSFSASYALAALVRQGNGTVRDFESVAREMLAFYQGVAALELAPRGVVRQVVPREGNEGAIGHDLLKDPQRDREALLAVQTGKLTLAGPFNLMQGGFGAVARLPVFLDSGDGNQKFWGFVCVLIRFPQTLDPAQLATLTRRGLAYELWRNEPKSGRKQIVASSSGPLWNPVHRAIELPNSRWVLSVAPSGGWGDPLGMSLMVITAITFSLLLAWLTKLLMEAKLNQAGLETLVEERTAQIRESEERLRSLADNLPDSYVYRYTRENEAPRFLEVSAGVEKIHGVTVDEVLHDARALHGQVNEDIRAALLEAEHASTAALADFHLEVSYAAADGRSRWLQLHSRPRRQSSGAIVWDGVATDITARKEMESALRAERDFSDAVLNTLPSIFYMFDTDLKLLRWNRRFEEVTGFDPAQLTGMGALDFFSGEDRERVAARIAEVFERGEADVEATFSLKEGTSRAYYLTGVKLHTREGDCLVGVGVDITEHRAAKEAAEAANSAKSQFLANMSHELRTPLAGMLGMLHLALQEDVAPATRQYLEKTVTSARALLRILNDILDMTNIVAGRLAIKEEPFLLRECLSEVIEIVSFDAERKGLPIVLSVEAGVPEAVVGDQVRLRQVLLNLVGNAVKFTENGRVEVRVARAGNAAGGKKKISFSVTDTGVGIPESKRDLIFRPFTQVDSSYSRSFGGSGLGLAISSQIVQLLGGSIDFESTEGKGSTFCFIIPLAEAVAESVAAQDRAIHPSETPPRAAGDGKGAELLIAEDDPTVRDALRKILTMSGYDVQVAEDGQEALEKWQEEHPDLILMDIQMPRMDGFEATRAIREEETVRGGHIPIIAVTAHALKEDERKCLAAGMDAYISKPVDVRRVLALIRQFVTSETVGATFE; this comes from the coding sequence ATGTCGCATATTCCTGCACATAAAGATGTTCGCAACTGGCCCAAGCCGCTCCTGATAGCAGCAGTTGTCTTTCTGGTGGCAGCGGCCACCTCTGCGGCACTGGTCTGGCGCATCGAGGAGAGCCGCCTCAATGAAAGACGCGCCGCACTCGGCACGCTGGCTGGTGCACATGCCACTGCACTCCAGCTCAATATCGAGAGATCTTTTTCTGCTAGCTATGCGCTTGCGGCCCTGGTGCGGCAGGGGAACGGGACCGTGCGTGACTTCGAATCTGTCGCGAGGGAAATGCTTGCGTTTTATCAAGGAGTAGCTGCGCTGGAGCTGGCACCGAGAGGCGTTGTACGCCAGGTTGTACCCCGTGAGGGTAATGAGGGGGCGATCGGGCATGACCTGCTGAAAGATCCTCAACGAGACCGCGAGGCATTGCTGGCAGTGCAGACCGGTAAGCTCACCCTGGCGGGGCCATTCAATCTCATGCAGGGGGGATTTGGAGCTGTGGCCCGTCTCCCTGTATTCCTTGATTCGGGCGACGGCAACCAGAAGTTTTGGGGCTTTGTCTGCGTTCTGATCCGCTTTCCACAAACGCTCGATCCGGCACAGCTGGCAACGCTAACACGGAGGGGGCTGGCGTATGAGCTGTGGCGCAATGAACCGAAGAGCGGAAGAAAGCAGATCGTAGCCTCCTCGTCCGGTCCGCTGTGGAACCCGGTGCACAGAGCTATAGAGCTGCCGAACAGCAGGTGGGTTCTTAGCGTAGCTCCGTCGGGAGGGTGGGGTGACCCGTTGGGAATGTCGTTGATGGTGATTACCGCGATCACCTTCAGCCTCCTTCTGGCATGGCTCACAAAGCTCCTGATGGAGGCGAAGCTGAATCAGGCGGGACTTGAGACTCTTGTAGAGGAGCGCACCGCCCAGATCAGGGAAAGCGAAGAGCGTCTTCGCAGCCTTGCCGACAATCTCCCTGACAGCTACGTATACCGCTACACCCGCGAAAACGAGGCACCCCGATTCCTCGAAGTTTCTGCGGGGGTCGAGAAGATCCACGGCGTGACGGTTGACGAGGTGCTGCACGATGCGCGGGCCCTGCACGGCCAGGTCAACGAGGATATACGTGCCGCTTTACTGGAAGCGGAGCATGCCAGCACCGCAGCACTGGCAGATTTCCACTTGGAGGTGAGTTATGCCGCAGCCGACGGGAGAAGCCGATGGCTGCAGCTGCATTCGCGTCCGCGTCGGCAATCATCCGGTGCCATCGTGTGGGATGGGGTTGCTACCGACATCACCGCACGTAAGGAAATGGAGTCCGCCCTTCGCGCCGAGCGGGATTTCTCCGACGCTGTCCTCAATACCCTCCCAAGCATTTTCTACATGTTTGATACCGATCTGAAGCTTCTGCGCTGGAACAGGAGATTCGAGGAGGTGACCGGATTCGATCCGGCGCAGTTGACAGGGATGGGCGCCCTCGACTTCTTCTCCGGGGAAGACCGCGAACGCGTTGCCGCCCGGATTGCTGAGGTATTCGAGCGCGGTGAGGCCGACGTGGAAGCCACTTTTTCGTTGAAGGAGGGCACCAGCAGAGCCTATTACCTCACCGGTGTCAAGCTGCACACCAGAGAGGGGGATTGTCTGGTCGGCGTAGGGGTTGATATAACTGAGCACCGAGCCGCCAAGGAAGCTGCCGAAGCGGCTAACTCCGCAAAGAGCCAGTTCCTTGCCAACATGAGTCACGAGCTGCGCACCCCGCTGGCGGGCATGCTCGGCATGCTGCACCTTGCGCTGCAGGAAGACGTTGCTCCAGCCACCCGGCAGTACCTCGAAAAGACCGTCACCTCCGCACGTGCGCTGCTGCGTATCCTCAACGACATCCTCGACATGACAAACATCGTAGCAGGGAGGCTCGCCATCAAGGAGGAACCGTTCCTGCTGCGGGAGTGCCTCTCCGAGGTGATCGAGATCGTCTCATTCGACGCCGAGCGAAAGGGTCTTCCGATCGTCCTTTCGGTTGAGGCCGGAGTGCCCGAAGCAGTGGTCGGCGATCAGGTGCGGCTGCGCCAGGTTCTTCTGAACCTGGTCGGCAACGCCGTGAAATTTACAGAGAATGGGCGGGTAGAGGTACGCGTCGCGAGAGCAGGGAATGCCGCGGGAGGCAAAAAGAAGATCTCCTTCTCCGTCACCGATACTGGAGTCGGCATCCCGGAAAGCAAGAGGGACCTGATCTTTCGTCCCTTCACCCAGGTCGATTCCTCGTACAGCCGCAGCTTCGGCGGCTCCGGGCTGGGGCTTGCCATCAGCAGCCAGATCGTACAGCTTTTGGGGGGGAGCATCGACTTCGAGAGCACAGAGGGAAAAGGGAGCACCTTCTGCTTCATCATACCGCTGGCAGAGGCGGTGGCGGAAAGTGTAGCCGCGCAGGATAGAGCCATTCACCCTTCCGAGACACCGCCCCGTGCTGCAGGAGATGGGAAAGGAGCAGAGCTTCTGATTGCAGAAGACGATCCGACGGTGCGCGACGCCCTCCGGAAAATCCTCACCATGTCAGGGTATGACGTTCAGGTCGCGGAAGATGGACAGGAGGCGCTTGAGAAGTGGCAAGAGGAGCATCCCGACTTGATCTTGATGGACATCCAGATGCCGAGGATGGACGGCTTCGAAGCAACTCGCGCCATACGGGAAGAGGAGACCGTCCGCGGAGGCCACATCCCCATCATAGCGGTTACCGCGCATGCACTAAAAGAGGACGAGCGAAAATGCTTGGCCGCGGGAATGGACGCCTACATCAGCAAGCCGGTAGACGTACGGCGGGTTCTGGCGCTGATACGTCAATTCGTGACGAGCGAGACGGTGGGGGCAACCTTCGAATAA
- a CDS encoding helix-turn-helix transcriptional regulator codes for MNYTVEYFHKRVKAEIEGRPVGILEYALAREILAARARVGLSQEAVAERMGTTKSAVSRLEAVGKHAPSLTTLKKYARAVGCHLEIRLVPEKSNQ; via the coding sequence ATGAACTACACCGTCGAGTACTTCCACAAACGCGTCAAAGCCGAGATCGAGGGCCGGCCTGTGGGGATACTGGAATACGCCCTGGCAAGGGAAATTCTTGCTGCCCGCGCGCGAGTCGGTCTCTCGCAAGAAGCCGTAGCCGAGAGGATGGGCACGACGAAGAGTGCCGTATCGCGTCTCGAAGCCGTCGGGAAACACGCGCCTTCCCTGACGACCCTGAAGAAGTATGCCCGCGCCGTAGGCTGCCATCTGGAAATAAGACTGGTTCCCGAGAAATCGAACCAGTAA